From the genome of Campylobacterota bacterium, one region includes:
- a CDS encoding metal ABC transporter permease codes for MLEMFDYPFMQRALIAGTIIALLASLSGSFIVLRRYSLLSETLAHVSLVGVAVGILLGTAPLWMAVAAALAASWMIEYLRSAHGLYSDSILSIFLSGSLALSVVIISLAGSFNASLFSYLFGSILSVSNQDLWIMGGFGAVGAALLLVFFKELYFIAFDEEVARASGIRVALLNFMLVSVIAIIIALSIRVVGTLLIGALMVIPPVAAIRFGMGFYPTTLLSLVIALVSVVVGLGASYLYSLPSGAAIVLCLLAFFVAALAINRR; via the coding sequence ATGCTCGAAATGTTCGATTATCCGTTTATGCAGCGTGCGTTGATCGCGGGGACGATCATCGCCCTGCTCGCATCGCTGAGCGGATCGTTCATCGTTTTGCGCCGTTATTCGCTCCTCAGCGAGACCTTGGCGCATGTCTCCCTTGTCGGGGTAGCGGTGGGAATCCTTTTGGGGACGGCGCCCTTATGGATGGCGGTGGCGGCGGCGCTGGCCGCTTCGTGGATGATCGAATACCTCCGAAGCGCCCACGGCCTTTATTCCGACTCAATCCTTTCCATCTTCCTGTCGGGTTCACTGGCCCTTTCCGTCGTCATCATTTCGCTCGCGGGATCGTTCAATGCGTCGCTGTTCAGTTACCTGTTCGGTTCGATTCTCTCGGTAAGCAACCAGGATTTATGGATTATGGGGGGATTCGGAGCCGTCGGGGCCGCGTTGTTGCTCGTTTTTTTCAAGGAACTCTATTTTATTGCGTTTGACGAAGAGGTCGCCCGCGCCAGCGGAATCCGTGTCGCTTTGCTGAATTTCATGCTGGTGAGCGTGATCGCGATCATTATCGCCCTCTCCATCCGGGTGGTGGGGACGTTGCTGATCGGTGCGCTGATGGTGATTCCTCCCGTAGCGGCGATCCGTTTCGGAATGGGATTTTACCCCACGACGCTGCTGTCGCTTGTGATCGCCCTCGTGTCGGTCGTCGTTGGGCTGGGGGCATCGTACCTCTACTCCCTCCCCAGCGGCGCGGCGATTGTTCTGTGTCTGCTGGCGTTTTTCGTCGCCGCGCTGGCGATCAACCGCCGATGA
- a CDS encoding metal ABC transporter ATP-binding protein, translated as MSLKFSPPLFEVENLCFERQGLLVLNKLSFAVLPGEYCAIIGPNGGGKTTLVRLLLGLEKPTSGTIRLFGTEQKRFKAWSRIGYVPQRSALIDGTFPATVREVVGMGRYAQRGIFGFESVEDKRAIEEAMELMGVGDLQDRLIGNLSGGQRQRVMIARALASNPEVLIVDEPNTGVDVESQHRFYELLRQLNRTKKVSILFITHDVGVIAEDITKLLFVNQTLLMAQNPAEMLRCDEISRLYGTPAHLVCHNH; from the coding sequence GTGTCGTTGAAATTTTCCCCTCCCTTATTCGAGGTCGAAAACCTTTGTTTCGAACGGCAGGGCCTCTTGGTCCTGAACAAGCTCTCGTTCGCGGTTCTGCCGGGGGAATATTGCGCCATTATCGGCCCGAACGGAGGGGGAAAAACGACCCTGGTACGTCTTCTCCTCGGGCTTGAGAAGCCGACTTCCGGCACCATTCGCCTCTTCGGCACCGAACAAAAGCGATTCAAAGCGTGGAGCCGTATCGGCTATGTGCCGCAGCGTTCGGCCCTGATCGACGGCACTTTTCCGGCAACCGTGCGGGAAGTCGTCGGAATGGGGCGTTACGCCCAGCGGGGGATTTTCGGTTTCGAATCGGTCGAAGACAAGCGGGCGATCGAAGAAGCGATGGAGCTGATGGGGGTTGGTGATCTGCAAGATCGCCTGATCGGCAACCTCTCCGGGGGGCAGCGTCAGCGGGTCATGATCGCCCGGGCGCTTGCGTCGAATCCCGAAGTGCTGATCGTCGATGAGCCCAACACGGGCGTCGATGTCGAATCGCAGCACCGTTTTTACGAACTGCTGCGCCAGCTGAACCGTACGAAAAAAGTGAGTATCCTGTTCATCACGCACGATGTCGGCGTAATCGCCGAAGACATAACGAAACTGTTGTTCGTGAACCAGACCCTGCTGATGGCGCAGAACCCCGCGGAGATGTTGCGCTGCGATGAAATCAGCCGTCTCTACGGAACGCCGGCTCATCTGGTCTGCCACAACCACTAG
- a CDS encoding methyltransferase domain-containing protein, with translation MRVREEFSRFAAEYGKYNVIQAEAARKLLADTSGIPRRILDLGCGNGTLFGALSYVPERFVGVDFSASMLSHHPLASCVELICGDFNDAALFERLSTERFDRIYSASALQWAHDLDRVFASIVALEAPVSLAIFTSGTFRSLYETAGLEPILKSADEVMATARYRFDARFEIVRYEMEFETVRDMLRYIKRSGVSGGRRVLDVAQTKALMRDYPLNYLEFEVVFITS, from the coding sequence ATGAGGGTGCGCGAGGAGTTCTCCCGGTTCGCCGCGGAATACGGGAAATACAACGTGATTCAGGCCGAAGCGGCGCGAAAGCTTTTGGCCGATACTTCCGGTATCCCGCGGCGCATTCTGGATCTGGGATGCGGGAACGGGACCCTTTTTGGAGCGCTCTCTTATGTACCCGAACGGTTCGTCGGCGTCGATTTCTCCGCATCGATGCTTTCGCACCACCCTTTGGCTTCGTGCGTTGAACTAATTTGCGGCGATTTCAACGATGCCGCTTTGTTTGAGCGGCTTTCGACGGAGCGGTTTGATCGGATTTATTCGGCTTCGGCCCTTCAGTGGGCACATGACCTGGACCGCGTATTTGCCTCCATCGTCGCGCTGGAGGCTCCCGTATCGCTGGCGATTTTCACCTCCGGCACTTTTCGGAGTCTTTACGAGACGGCCGGGTTGGAGCCGATCCTCAAATCCGCCGACGAGGTGATGGCCACCGCCCGGTACCGCTTTGACGCACGCTTCGAGATCGTCCGATACGAGATGGAGTTCGAGACGGTGCGGGATATGCTCCGCTACATCAAGCGCAGCGGGGTGAGCGGCGGGCGAAGAGTCCTGGATGTTGCGCAGACCAAAGCGCTGATGCGGGATTATCCGCTGAACTACCTCGAATTCGAAGTGGTGTTTATTACGTCATAA
- a CDS encoding leucine-rich repeat-containing protein kinase family protein — protein MHTLAQLRSGSLKGIRRLNLRDRLTTFPEEIFDLADTLEILDLSDNALSSLPDDMHRLHHLKIAFFSNNRFRAVPSFRGCENLYMLGFKSNLIEQFDEDVLPDGISWLILTDNRLTHLPRSIGKLAQLQKCALAGNRLEKLPDEMASCRNLELLRLSANRLETIPSWLWNLPKLSWLAFSGNPCSTNPRFEFQEIGYDELEVKEKLGSGASGDIFKAYSTPHEAEVALKLFKGAITSDGYAHDEMNAYMSVGEHPHLIKVLSKLGGDERLGLVLEYIPSVYRNLGLPPDFETCTRDTFEPGATFTAESILEVARAIASAAAHLHARGLMHGDLYAHNILINDENHCYLGDFGAASFYEPHRKEFERIEVRAFGCLLEDMLSLCPIKEGEIYEKLERLRERCMNETVEERPLFSEITFPMLMT, from the coding sequence TAAGACGGCTGAATCTGCGCGACCGTCTCACGACGTTTCCCGAAGAGATTTTCGATCTTGCCGATACGCTCGAAATCCTCGATCTCAGTGATAACGCCCTCTCCTCCCTCCCCGACGACATGCATCGTCTGCACCACCTGAAAATCGCCTTTTTTTCAAACAACCGTTTTCGCGCGGTCCCCTCCTTCAGGGGGTGCGAGAATCTTTATATGCTGGGGTTCAAAAGCAACCTCATCGAACAATTTGACGAAGACGTGCTTCCTGACGGGATCAGCTGGCTGATCCTGACCGATAACCGCCTCACCCATCTCCCCCGCTCGATCGGAAAGCTCGCACAACTGCAAAAATGCGCCCTGGCGGGAAACCGACTCGAAAAGCTTCCCGATGAGATGGCCTCATGTCGCAATCTCGAACTCCTCCGCCTCTCGGCCAACCGCCTCGAAACGATCCCCTCGTGGCTGTGGAATCTGCCGAAACTCTCATGGCTGGCTTTTTCGGGAAATCCGTGCAGCACGAACCCGCGATTCGAATTTCAGGAAATCGGGTATGACGAACTGGAAGTTAAAGAAAAATTGGGCTCCGGCGCGTCGGGGGATATTTTCAAAGCCTATTCGACGCCGCACGAAGCAGAGGTAGCATTGAAACTCTTCAAAGGCGCCATCACAAGCGACGGGTACGCCCACGATGAGATGAACGCCTACATGAGCGTCGGGGAACATCCCCACCTCATCAAAGTCCTCTCGAAGCTCGGAGGGGACGAGCGTCTGGGACTGGTACTGGAGTATATCCCGAGCGTTTACCGCAATCTGGGGCTGCCGCCCGATTTCGAGACCTGCACCCGAGATACCTTCGAACCGGGAGCCACCTTCACCGCCGAAAGCATCCTCGAAGTAGCCCGTGCGATCGCCTCCGCCGCCGCACACCTGCACGCGCGCGGACTCATGCACGGCGACCTCTACGCCCACAATATTCTGATCAACGACGAAAATCACTGCTATCTGGGGGACTTCGGGGCGGCGAGCTTCTACGAACCGCACCGCAAAGAGTTCGAGAGAATCGAAGTGCGCGCGTTCGGGTGCCTGCTGGAGGATATGCTCTCACTGTGTCCCATCAAAGAAGGGGAAATCTACGAAAAGCTGGAACGCTTAAGGGAACGATGCATGAATGAAACGGTGGAGGAGAGGCCGCTGTTTTCGGAAATCACATTCCCGATGCTTATGACGTAA